In Helianthus annuus cultivar XRQ/B chromosome 3, HanXRQr2.0-SUNRISE, whole genome shotgun sequence, a single window of DNA contains:
- the LOC110930883 gene encoding protein LIGHT-DEPENDENT SHORT HYPOCOTYLS 4, protein MEKNYPFAMDVDSMITTNPNNTNMLSPTSSSSSSSTSPATTLSRYENQKRRDWNTFGQYLRNHRPPLTLSRCSGAHVLEFLRYLDQFGKTKVHTQLCPFFGQPNPPAPCPCPLRQAWGSLDALIGRLRAAYEENGGQPETNPFGARAVRLYLREVRDSQAKARGVSYEKKKKRKRPPQLPPSETPSTPPPTQPLS, encoded by the coding sequence ATGGAAAAAAATTACCCTTTTGCCATGGATGTTGACTCAATGATCACAACAAACCCTAATAACACAAACATGTTGAGTccaacatcttcttcatcttcctcATCCACTTCTCCGGCCACCACTCTCAGCCGCTACGAGAACCAGAAACGCCGTGACTGGAACACGTTCGGGCAGTACCTCCGCAACCACCGGCCACCGTTAACTCTTTCCCGGTGTAGTGGTGCACATGTTCTTGAATTTTTAAGGTATCTTGACCAGTTTGGAAAAACAAAAGTTCACACACAACTTTGTCCATTCTTTGGTCAACCTAATCCTCCTGCACCCTGCCCGTGCCCGCTCCGGCAGGCGTGGGGCAGCCTTGATGCACTCATCGGCCGGTTACGGGCAGCTTATGAGGAAAACGGCGGGCAGCCGGAGACTAACCCGTTTGGAGCTCGTGCAGTTAGGCTTTATTTACGTGAAGTTAGGGATTCACAAGCGAAAGCAAGAGGGGTTAgttatgagaagaagaagaagagaaaacgGCCACCACAACTACCACCGTCGGAAACACCATCAACACCACCACCGACGCAGCCGCTTTCTTGA